From a region of the Zonotrichia albicollis isolate bZonAlb1 chromosome 5, bZonAlb1.hap1, whole genome shotgun sequence genome:
- the LOC141729113 gene encoding uncharacterized protein LOC141729113 isoform X1 — protein sequence MAWIGDGVGGHLTVLARVPTAIMESGSSEEEEEEEAALGQHSPLDPVPDDTETRLAQLEQASQALLAELAALDTEVELEQQSRQRAQAFSAQENAQLERISLARSPKGSLEAAPEEVTATGVALEEPPTPAQLPAPQEGLSQLLEQHRDLQAQLQHLHTQLELEREEQQRLRAALAASQRALRSFKRVSQIVTQDYCQALEQLELEQDLRCHAEAFAHQMLVQQKEAKRQSSILLRSVAPDSQLLEAFQELGKLSRELEETRQERRQREEELEQEREELQRAREALEEEREQKRELRERLEALEKEVGSLREQLEQQPPPQGHPEVPPPPPLPPPAATAGPNDPLAALRQRKVRKNPEQSDSGTEDIRARAVQEMLERIRTGIVLRPAGTRPAPSQDSVGSKRRSAALELQGILGALRRPSRRRSRQSRDRDHRDHRDQGSALELGSILERRRRALDAATGDSLGNSMGNPSVGNSMGNPSMGNSMGNPPVGNSMGNPSVGNSMGNQSMGTSPTRNSMGTNSMGKQPMGTNSMRNAMGTSSTGTSSMGNSMGNHSKGTSSMGTDFKGNSTGNNFMRNSMGIRSTGTNSMGNRPKGTDSMGTNSMGNSMSTNSMGTSSTRNSTGTGSMGTTYMGTNSMGNPMGTTSTGTTSMGTSSIGTNSMGNRSKGTNSMGTNSMRNSTGTNSMGTNSMGTSSMGTSSMGNSMSTTSMGTDSMGNSMGTTSMGTNSTGTNSMGNSMGTNSTGTDSMGNPMGSNSMGNPMGTTSMGTNSMGTNSMGNCSKGTNSMGTTSMGTDSTGTNSTGALERDGAGAEPEAGTELGMSPRRARG from the exons ATGGCCTGGATTGGGGACGGAGTCGGGGGACACCTCACAG TCCTGGCTCGGGTCCCCACAGCCATCATGGAGTCCGGGAgcagcgaggaggaggaggaggaagaggcagcTCTTGGACAG CACTCACCCCTGGATCCAGTGCCAGATGACACCGAGACTCGGCTGGCCCAGCTGGAGCAAG CGTCGCAGGCGCTGCTGGCCGAGCTGGCGGCGCTGGACACCGaggtggagctggagcagcagagccggCAGCGAGCCCAGGCCTTCAGTGCCCAG GAGAACGCGCAGCTGGAGAGGATCAGCCTGGCCAGGAGCCCCAAAGGGAGCCTTGAGGCGGCCCCAGAGGAGGTGACAGCCACAGGGGTGGCCCTGGAGGAGCCACccacccctgcccagctcccag CTCCACAGGAAggtctctcccagctcctggaaCAGCACCGGGacctccaggcacagctgcagcacctgcacaCCCAG ctggagctggagcgggaggagcagcagcgccTGCGGGCAGCCCTGGCCGCCAGCCAGAGGGCACTGAGGTCCTTCAAGAGAG tGTCCCAGATTGTCACCCAGGATTACTGccaggccctggagcagctggagctggagcaggacctGCGCTGCCACGCCGAGGCCTTCGCCCACCAG ATGCTGGTCCAGCAGAAGGAGGCGAAGCGCCAGAGCTCCATCCTGCTGAGGAGCGTCGCGCCCGATTCCCAACTCCTGGAAGCGTTCCAGGAACTGGGAAAACTCAGCCGGGAGCTGGAGGAGACGCGGCAGGAACGGCGCCAGCGG gaggaggagctggagcaggagcgggaggagctgcagcgggCGCGGGAAGCGctggaggaggagcgggagcaGAAACGGGAGCTGAGGGAGCGGCTGGAAGCGCTGGAGAAGGAAG TGGGATCCCTccgggagcagctggagcagcagccgcCGCCCCAGGGCCACCCCGAGGTGCCACCGCCGCCACCGCTGCCACCGCCCGCGGCCACCGCCGGCCCCAACGA CCCCCTGGCCGCCCTCAGGCAGAGGAAGGTGCGGAAAAACCCGGAGCAAA GTGACTCGGGGACCGAGGACATCCGAGCCCGGGCCGtgcaggagatgctggagcGGATCCGCACCGGGATCGTCCTGCGGCCGGCGGGGACCAGGCCAGCCCCGAGCCAG GACTCCGTGGGCAGCAAGAGGAGGAGCGCGgcgctggagctgcaggggatCCTG GGCGCCCTGCGGAGGCCGAGCCGGAGGCGCAGCCGGCAGAGCCGGGATCGGGATCATCGGGATCATCGGGATCAGGGATcggccctggagctgggatccaTCCTGGAGCGGCGCCGCCGGGCCCTGGACGCGGCCACGGGGGATTCCCTGGGGAATTCCATGGGAAACCCGTCTGTTGGGAATTCTATGGGAAACCCGTCCATGGGGAATTCCATGGGAAACCCGCCCGTGGGGAATTCCATGGGAAACCCCTCTGttgggaattccatgggaaaCCAGTCCATGGGCACCAGTCCAACAAGGAATTCCATGGGCACCAATTCCATGGGAAAACAGCCCATGGGCACCAATTCCATGAGGAATGCCATGGGCACCAGTTCCACAGGCACCAGTTCCATGGGGAATTCTATGGGAAACCATTCCAAGGGCACCAGTTCAATGGGCACCGATTTCAAGGGGAATTCCACGGGCAACAATTTCATGAGGAATTCCATGGGCATCAGGTCCACAGGCACCAATTCCATGGGAAATCGTCCCAAGGGCACAGATTCCATGGGCACCAATTCCATGGGGAATTCCATGAGCACCAATTCCATGGGCACCAGTTCTACAAGGAATTCCACAGGCACCGGTTCCATGGGCACCACATACATGGGCACCAATTCCATGGGGAATCCCATGGGCACCACATCCACAGGCACCACATCCATGGGCACCAGTTCCATAGGCACCAATTCCATGGGAAACCGTTCCAAGGGCACCAATTCCATGGGCACCAACTCTATGAGGAATTCCACGGGCACCAATTCCATGGGCACCAATTCCATGGGCACCAGTTCCATGGGCACCAGTTCCATGGGAAATTCCATGAGCACCACATCCATGGGCACTGATTCCATGGGGAATTCCATGGGCACCACATCCATGGGCACCAATTCCACGGGCACCAATTCCATGGGAAATTCCATGGGCACCAATTCCACAGGCACTGATTCCATGGGGAATCCCATGGGCAGCAATTCCATGGGGAATCCCATGGGCACCACATCCATGGGCACCAATTCCATGGGCACCAATTCCATGGGAAACTGTTCCAAGGGCACCAATTCCATGGGCACCACATCCATGGGCACTGATTCCACGGGCACCAACTCCACCGGAGCACTGGAGCGCGATGGAGCCGGAGCGGAGCCGGAGGCGGGTACGGAGCTGGGAATGTCCCCAAGGAGGGCGCGGGGGTGA
- the LOC141729113 gene encoding uncharacterized protein LOC141729113 isoform X2, which translates to MAWIGDGVGGHLTAIMESGSSEEEEEEEAALGQHSPLDPVPDDTETRLAQLEQASQALLAELAALDTEVELEQQSRQRAQAFSAQENAQLERISLARSPKGSLEAAPEEVTATGVALEEPPTPAQLPAPQEGLSQLLEQHRDLQAQLQHLHTQLELEREEQQRLRAALAASQRALRSFKRVSQIVTQDYCQALEQLELEQDLRCHAEAFAHQMLVQQKEAKRQSSILLRSVAPDSQLLEAFQELGKLSRELEETRQERRQREEELEQEREELQRAREALEEEREQKRELRERLEALEKEVGSLREQLEQQPPPQGHPEVPPPPPLPPPAATAGPNDPLAALRQRKVRKNPEQSDSGTEDIRARAVQEMLERIRTGIVLRPAGTRPAPSQDSVGSKRRSAALELQGILGALRRPSRRRSRQSRDRDHRDHRDQGSALELGSILERRRRALDAATGDSLGNSMGNPSVGNSMGNPSMGNSMGNPPVGNSMGNPSVGNSMGNQSMGTSPTRNSMGTNSMGKQPMGTNSMRNAMGTSSTGTSSMGNSMGNHSKGTSSMGTDFKGNSTGNNFMRNSMGIRSTGTNSMGNRPKGTDSMGTNSMGNSMSTNSMGTSSTRNSTGTGSMGTTYMGTNSMGNPMGTTSTGTTSMGTSSIGTNSMGNRSKGTNSMGTNSMRNSTGTNSMGTNSMGTSSMGTSSMGNSMSTTSMGTDSMGNSMGTTSMGTNSTGTNSMGNSMGTNSTGTDSMGNPMGSNSMGNPMGTTSMGTNSMGTNSMGNCSKGTNSMGTTSMGTDSTGTNSTGALERDGAGAEPEAGTELGMSPRRARG; encoded by the exons ATGGCCTGGATTGGGGACGGAGTCGGGGGACACCTCACAG CCATCATGGAGTCCGGGAgcagcgaggaggaggaggaggaagaggcagcTCTTGGACAG CACTCACCCCTGGATCCAGTGCCAGATGACACCGAGACTCGGCTGGCCCAGCTGGAGCAAG CGTCGCAGGCGCTGCTGGCCGAGCTGGCGGCGCTGGACACCGaggtggagctggagcagcagagccggCAGCGAGCCCAGGCCTTCAGTGCCCAG GAGAACGCGCAGCTGGAGAGGATCAGCCTGGCCAGGAGCCCCAAAGGGAGCCTTGAGGCGGCCCCAGAGGAGGTGACAGCCACAGGGGTGGCCCTGGAGGAGCCACccacccctgcccagctcccag CTCCACAGGAAggtctctcccagctcctggaaCAGCACCGGGacctccaggcacagctgcagcacctgcacaCCCAG ctggagctggagcgggaggagcagcagcgccTGCGGGCAGCCCTGGCCGCCAGCCAGAGGGCACTGAGGTCCTTCAAGAGAG tGTCCCAGATTGTCACCCAGGATTACTGccaggccctggagcagctggagctggagcaggacctGCGCTGCCACGCCGAGGCCTTCGCCCACCAG ATGCTGGTCCAGCAGAAGGAGGCGAAGCGCCAGAGCTCCATCCTGCTGAGGAGCGTCGCGCCCGATTCCCAACTCCTGGAAGCGTTCCAGGAACTGGGAAAACTCAGCCGGGAGCTGGAGGAGACGCGGCAGGAACGGCGCCAGCGG gaggaggagctggagcaggagcgggaggagctgcagcgggCGCGGGAAGCGctggaggaggagcgggagcaGAAACGGGAGCTGAGGGAGCGGCTGGAAGCGCTGGAGAAGGAAG TGGGATCCCTccgggagcagctggagcagcagccgcCGCCCCAGGGCCACCCCGAGGTGCCACCGCCGCCACCGCTGCCACCGCCCGCGGCCACCGCCGGCCCCAACGA CCCCCTGGCCGCCCTCAGGCAGAGGAAGGTGCGGAAAAACCCGGAGCAAA GTGACTCGGGGACCGAGGACATCCGAGCCCGGGCCGtgcaggagatgctggagcGGATCCGCACCGGGATCGTCCTGCGGCCGGCGGGGACCAGGCCAGCCCCGAGCCAG GACTCCGTGGGCAGCAAGAGGAGGAGCGCGgcgctggagctgcaggggatCCTG GGCGCCCTGCGGAGGCCGAGCCGGAGGCGCAGCCGGCAGAGCCGGGATCGGGATCATCGGGATCATCGGGATCAGGGATcggccctggagctgggatccaTCCTGGAGCGGCGCCGCCGGGCCCTGGACGCGGCCACGGGGGATTCCCTGGGGAATTCCATGGGAAACCCGTCTGTTGGGAATTCTATGGGAAACCCGTCCATGGGGAATTCCATGGGAAACCCGCCCGTGGGGAATTCCATGGGAAACCCCTCTGttgggaattccatgggaaaCCAGTCCATGGGCACCAGTCCAACAAGGAATTCCATGGGCACCAATTCCATGGGAAAACAGCCCATGGGCACCAATTCCATGAGGAATGCCATGGGCACCAGTTCCACAGGCACCAGTTCCATGGGGAATTCTATGGGAAACCATTCCAAGGGCACCAGTTCAATGGGCACCGATTTCAAGGGGAATTCCACGGGCAACAATTTCATGAGGAATTCCATGGGCATCAGGTCCACAGGCACCAATTCCATGGGAAATCGTCCCAAGGGCACAGATTCCATGGGCACCAATTCCATGGGGAATTCCATGAGCACCAATTCCATGGGCACCAGTTCTACAAGGAATTCCACAGGCACCGGTTCCATGGGCACCACATACATGGGCACCAATTCCATGGGGAATCCCATGGGCACCACATCCACAGGCACCACATCCATGGGCACCAGTTCCATAGGCACCAATTCCATGGGAAACCGTTCCAAGGGCACCAATTCCATGGGCACCAACTCTATGAGGAATTCCACGGGCACCAATTCCATGGGCACCAATTCCATGGGCACCAGTTCCATGGGCACCAGTTCCATGGGAAATTCCATGAGCACCACATCCATGGGCACTGATTCCATGGGGAATTCCATGGGCACCACATCCATGGGCACCAATTCCACGGGCACCAATTCCATGGGAAATTCCATGGGCACCAATTCCACAGGCACTGATTCCATGGGGAATCCCATGGGCAGCAATTCCATGGGGAATCCCATGGGCACCACATCCATGGGCACCAATTCCATGGGCACCAATTCCATGGGAAACTGTTCCAAGGGCACCAATTCCATGGGCACCACATCCATGGGCACTGATTCCACGGGCACCAACTCCACCGGAGCACTGGAGCGCGATGGAGCCGGAGCGGAGCCGGAGGCGGGTACGGAGCTGGGAATGTCCCCAAGGAGGGCGCGGGGGTGA